TGTAACGGAATCCGCTTTCGGGACATACATAAATGCCATCGGAACTCGGATTCTTGAGCGGTAAGCCATGGCGGCTGACCCAACCGCGTTGTTTTCCCGGATTCCCCAGCATTAACGCGTAATCGGGAACGCTCTTGGTAATAACGGTTCCAGCTCCGATGAAGCAATACCGCCCGAGCGAAATACCGCAAACGATTGTTGCATTCGCCCCAATCGAACAACCACGCTGCAACAAGGTCTTTTCATACAACGTGTGACGATAAACTTGCGAGCGGGGATTGGTCACATTCGTAAGAACACACGACGGTCCGAGGAACACATCGTCCTCGATTACCAGACCGGTATAGATGGATACGTTGTTTTGCACCTTGACGTTGTTACCGATGACGACACCGCCGTCGATGTTGCAGTTCTGCCCGAATACGCAATTCTTCCCAATCTTTGCGTTTTTCATGACATGGCTGAAATGCCAGATTTTCGTTCCTTCACCGATTTCGACCGGTTCATCCACCATCGCGGTTGGGTGAACATAGTATTTTTTTTCTTCGGACATGGTATGCTCTCTTTTCTTCTCCAAAGTGTTGCTTGTTTTGCTACATTCCCAATCGGGAAACCATCAGGACAATCCTCGCACCATCGGATGGCAGTCGGGTGACGGGGTCGCGGTTTGTTGTCGTAAATGATAGACCAGTTCTATCGAGGAGCGAGCATCTTCGATTCCGAAGCCGCCGGTACTCATGATGTCTTCGTAGACCCGGGTATGGAGATCGGTGAATCCTTCAGAAAATTCGACCGCTTCGCCATCGATCAAGATGGAACGGTATGCCTTGTTCGCGATACGATCCTGTTCCGTGGGGAGATCGTTGGCGTCGACCGATAGAAACCAGGTGACGTTCGCATTTTTAAATTCGACTGTTCCCGCCATTTTCTGTGGTGAACTATAATGCAATTTGCAGCTTTCTTCCGCACCGAACAACCACATCAAAAGGTCGAAGAGATGAATTCCGATATTGGTAGCAAGCCCTCCCGATTTATCTTGCATTCCCTTCCACGACGATAAATACCAACGTCCGCGAGGTGTGATATAGGTTAGTTCAACGTTGTGTTTCGTGTTAGTTCGTTTGGCATCCAACTCTTTCTTCAAAGCTATCAAATGCGGGTGAAGCCGTAACTGGAGAACAGTATGAACCCTGCCGCCGGTATCATGTTCAATTTGCTGAAGTTGATCCAAATTCCAAGGGTTGATTACCAGCGGTTTTTCGCAAATCGCACTTGCGCCGATACGCAAAGCCAATCGACAATGGGCGTCATGCAAGTAATTCGGCGAACAAATACTGACATAATCCAATTTTCGTTCATCGTCGGAGTGGCGAAGTTTCTCGACAAAACGGTCAAAGCGCTCAATTTCCGTAAAGAAACGGGCATCCCGCGAATACCGATCCAACAACCCAACCGAATCGTGAGGGTCTACTGCAGCCACTAACCGGTTGCCAGTATCTTGAATCGCTTTCAGGTGCCGCGGGGCGATATAACCCGCAGTCCCGATCACGGCAAAGTTCTTCATGCTCTTGTTCCAATCTTGAAAAAGGCTCAATGTACACTCACCTCCCCCTCTATACAACTCCGGGGGAAGTATACATTAACATCACAGTGAACACGAGCAAAGCTACTGTGTGTACAAACGTCATGCAATAGGTTGATGATCGATTTGCTTCAAGCTGTGGGCAACCCATTGACATTTATTCAAATGAAACAGGAAAGTATGTAGAATCCATGAATCATCTTGCATATCCGACTGGAATGCCTTACTCTACTACTGATTAAATCCAACAAGGTACAACATGCGATTGATTTTCATAACATTTGGACTCACACTGTTATCCTTTCTGTTCATTGGCTGCAGTGATTCGAGCGATCCCATCGACCCGAACGAAGATCGTAACCCCGGTGAATGGCGCTGGCCGGAAAATGCAGGCAACGACGGTCTGCAGTATGGTGAACAGATACAAGTTCCCAGTGGAACATTCACAATGGGATGGCAAAATGGCGAAACAGAACCATATAGTGTTTCAATGACTCGTCCGGTCAGTCAAGTAACTGTCTCTGGTTTTTGGATGGATAAATTTGAAGTTACAAATCTGGCCTTTAAAACATATGTAAACGCCGCTAATCCAGACGACACGCTTCGTCCACGCGAATTTCTTCAGTTACCTTCCTCCGGTCAATACCCATGGTATGAGGTTGATTCGATGGGTAATTACGCAGTTCAACCGGTATCGTGGTGGGGTGCAGTTTATTATGCGAATTGGCGCTCCCGGTTGGAAAGGCTCGATGAGGTGTATACCATTTACGATTCTGCCGGCGCGAATCGTATCCGATGGGATCGAAGTAAGAACGGCTACCGACTTCCTACCGAAGCGGAATGGGAGTATGTTGCCCGTGGCGGGGCTGACCGTAACTACATTTTTTCGTGGGGAAACGATCCGATATACGACGAAGTGATGAATATTCCTCGAGCTGCGTTCGGTGCAGTTGATGCAGTACAATACACGATGAACAGCAGTTTTCGTACCCGAATCACTTACGGACCGATTGGAAGATTCCGACCACATAATAGCCCGTTTGGCTCAGGGGTGGGATACTTCGGACACATGGATATGACTGGAAATGCTGAAGAATGGGTTTGGGATTGGTATGGTCCTTACACGGCCGACGCGAAAGTGAATCCAACAGGATCGGTAACCGGTACCGAACGGGTAGTCCGAGGTAGCAGTCTGCTAAGAGGTGGTAATCCACTAACCAAACAGTTTTTCTTGAATTATGATCGTTATCGACGATTGCCGGGCAATCGAAATCAGGCCGGCGGTTTCCGGTTAGTCCGAAACCTGTAACAACGAAATTCGTTTGATCACCGAGGCGGAGTAGTACTCCGCCTTTACTGTTTTCACCCGTTGTTTATTCGTTACGGCAAGAACCTCGTACTATATTCCGGTACTTAATCACAGGTCGATTAACAAGTCAATAACACCAGGTGAGGAGAACATGCCGGAAGTTTACGAAGGGGTTGATTTTTACGACAGCGATTTTCTGTTAACCGATGAGGAACGCTCGATCCGCGATATGGTTCGCGAGTGGGTGGAGCGCGAGTATGTCCCAATTATCCGGAAACACGTCCAAGCGGGCACCTTCCCGACCGAAGTGATTCCCCAATTGGGTGAGATGGGTCTGCTCGGGGCAAATTTACCGGAAAAATACGGTTGCGCCGCCGTTTCCGAAGTCGCTTACGGTCTCATCAATCAGGAACTCGAACGGGGCGACAGCGGATTGCGCAGTTTCTCTTCGGTACAGTCGGGTCTTGTAATGTATCCGATATTTGCCTATGGCTCCGAGGAACAGAAGAGTTATTGGCTTCCCAAGTTAGCAACCGGCGAAAAAATCGGTTGCTTTGGACTTACCGAACCTGATCACGGCAGCGATCCCGGCAGTATGATTACCCGCGCCGAAGACAAGGGGGATCACTATCTCGTACACGGTGCGAAGATGTGGATTACCAATAGTCCAATGGCGGATGTGTTTATCGTATGGGCAAAACTCGATGGCGTAGTACGCGGATTCATTCTCGAAAAGGGGATGAAGGGATTGACCGCTCCCGAAATGACCGGGAAGCTTTCGTTGTGGGCATCGGCGACCGGCGAAATTGTGATGGATCATGTCGAAGTGCCAAAAGCGAACATTCTACCCAATACACAGGGGTTGAAGGGCCCGCTCTCCTGTTTGACGCAAGCGCGGTACGGGATCGCCTTCGGGGCGACCGGTGCGGCGATGGCGTGTTTCGACGAAGTGCGCAAATACTCAAAATCACGCATTCAATTCGGCAAACCGATTGGCACCTTCCAATTGACACAAGCAAAATTAGCGGATATGGTAACGGAAATTACCGCGATGCAATTGCTCCAGATTCAGTTGGGACGGCTCAAGGAACACGGAGTAATGAAACCGCATCACGTCTCGCTTGCCAAACGGAATAATGTCGTGAAAGCGTTGGAAATCGCCCGTTCCGCCCGAACGATTCTCGGCGCGAACGGCATCCTCGACGAGTATGTTTCGATGCGTCACGCGGCAAATCTTGAGTCGGTATTGACCTACGAAGGGACCCACGAAATTCATACCCTCGTACTCGGCGAGTGGGTGACCGGTATTGCGGCGTATGCTTAGTCCGTCGCGAACCATGTGAACGTGAGCTTCAAACAAACATTGAAACGGATTATTCCGAAACTGCTACACCACCTGTATAACCGGGTGGTGTCGCGGGGTAAAATCGCCAGCATCTATGGCGATTGGTTTGAACTCGATTGGAAGAAAACCGCAACGAACGCCGACGACGAGACATGGAAAAAAGTCTATAACGTTTCGTGGGAACATTGGTCGCAACAAGACCTTTCCCCACTCGACCTAACGAAAATCGAAGCGCTGGTTCCGGAAAATGTTACTCTGCTCGATGCCGGGTGTGGCGACGGGTATCTCCTTGCCCACCTCTTGGGAAAAGGTCGGATTTTGTCGGGGGTGGATTTATCGGAAACGGCGATTCGCAAGGCGCGAGAACGGTTAGGGAACGCTGTCAATCTGCAAACGGCATTCCTCGAAAAACTACCGTATTGCGACAAAGAATTCGATGTAGTGGTTTCAGCGCATACGCTGGAACATGTAAAGCAATTCGGAGCGGCGGTGTCGGAGTTGCAGCGCGTCTGTAAACAGCGTCTGATCCTGCTGGTCCCGTCGCAAGAGTACCTCCCCTATACGCAGGATTATCACCTCCACTTCTTCCCGAAGAACGAAGATTTCCTCAATCGAGTCAACATCCCGAATGCCCGCCTCGAACGGTACACCGTCTCGGACGGGTTGTGCGCCTATGCCGGAGATGTATTGCTGTTGGTAGTAGATTTCGCATAAAATTGTGTTGCCTAAGGATAGGGGCGGACTCCCAGGTCCGCCCGTCAATGGTAGGGACAGGCATCCTCGCCTGTATACCGTGCGGATGGGTACCGACGGTCTCCAGACCTGTATAAAAAAAATGCAATTCTGGAGAATCGCCAGTACCCAAATAAGTGCGGGTGATGGGTAGGGGCGAACCTTGTGTTCGCCCTTTTTTATGGTGGTTACAGGTCTCCAGACCTGTACATTTGGAACAGAAACAGCGAAGACAGGATTGGAATCCTCTACCACCACTACGTGTTTGGGGTAGGGGCGGACTCCCATGTTCGCCCGCATCGTCTCCGGGTCGAATTTAATTCGACCCCTACACTGTAGGACAGACCACAGAAAAGTCTGTCCACCAAAAAGGGCGACCCAGAGGGTCAGCCCCTACGGACGGGCTTGGAAGCCCGTAACCACCACAATAAAATTCGACCCCTACTCTACTCTCTTCATTATGGGTCGGGAAACTCGCCCGCCTAATCGCCGCAATACTACTTCTTCCGATGTCCCAATCGGAAGCTCTCTCACTATCCGATCGAACGCATCGCCATCGCCGATCCATGCCCTAACTTCATAAAACATTGCAGGACTATGTGTCACGACAAAGGGATGCGTGTAACTTGTGGCACCGGCACCCACCGTTGCATTTAGAAATTGCCACGGGATATTTCCTTGATTGCGGAAGA
Above is a window of bacterium DNA encoding:
- a CDS encoding acyl-CoA dehydrogenase family protein, with amino-acid sequence MPEVYEGVDFYDSDFLLTDEERSIRDMVREWVEREYVPIIRKHVQAGTFPTEVIPQLGEMGLLGANLPEKYGCAAVSEVAYGLINQELERGDSGLRSFSSVQSGLVMYPIFAYGSEEQKSYWLPKLATGEKIGCFGLTEPDHGSDPGSMITRAEDKGDHYLVHGAKMWITNSPMADVFIVWAKLDGVVRGFILEKGMKGLTAPEMTGKLSLWASATGEIVMDHVEVPKANILPNTQGLKGPLSCLTQARYGIAFGATGAAMACFDEVRKYSKSRIQFGKPIGTFQLTQAKLADMVTEITAMQLLQIQLGRLKEHGVMKPHHVSLAKRNNVVKALEIARSARTILGANGILDEYVSMRHAANLESVLTYEGTHEIHTLVLGEWVTGIAAYA
- a CDS encoding N-acetyltransferase; this translates as MSEEKKYYVHPTAMVDEPVEIGEGTKIWHFSHVMKNAKIGKNCVFGQNCNIDGGVVIGNNVKVQNNVSIYTGLVIEDDVFLGPSCVLTNVTNPRSQVYRHTLYEKTLLQRGCSIGANATIVCGISLGRYCFIGAGTVITKSVPDYALMLGNPGKQRGWVSRHGLPLKNPSSDGIYVCPESGFRYKEVEPGVLRCLDLDEDAPLPEEKRIGNIYYDDIVHPGERLQ
- a CDS encoding class I SAM-dependent methyltransferase, which translates into the protein MSFKQTLKRIIPKLLHHLYNRVVSRGKIASIYGDWFELDWKKTATNADDETWKKVYNVSWEHWSQQDLSPLDLTKIEALVPENVTLLDAGCGDGYLLAHLLGKGRILSGVDLSETAIRKARERLGNAVNLQTAFLEKLPYCDKEFDVVVSAHTLEHVKQFGAAVSELQRVCKQRLILLVPSQEYLPYTQDYHLHFFPKNEDFLNRVNIPNARLERYTVSDGLCAYAGDVLLLVVDFA
- a CDS encoding formylglycine-generating enzyme family protein — encoded protein: MRLIFITFGLTLLSFLFIGCSDSSDPIDPNEDRNPGEWRWPENAGNDGLQYGEQIQVPSGTFTMGWQNGETEPYSVSMTRPVSQVTVSGFWMDKFEVTNLAFKTYVNAANPDDTLRPREFLQLPSSGQYPWYEVDSMGNYAVQPVSWWGAVYYANWRSRLERLDEVYTIYDSAGANRIRWDRSKNGYRLPTEAEWEYVARGGADRNYIFSWGNDPIYDEVMNIPRAAFGAVDAVQYTMNSSFRTRITYGPIGRFRPHNSPFGSGVGYFGHMDMTGNAEEWVWDWYGPYTADAKVNPTGSVTGTERVVRGSSLLRGGNPLTKQFFLNYDRYRRLPGNRNQAGGFRLVRNL
- a CDS encoding Gfo/Idh/MocA family oxidoreductase, whose protein sequence is MKNFAVIGTAGYIAPRHLKAIQDTGNRLVAAVDPHDSVGLLDRYSRDARFFTEIERFDRFVEKLRHSDDERKLDYVSICSPNYLHDAHCRLALRIGASAICEKPLVINPWNLDQLQQIEHDTGGRVHTVLQLRLHPHLIALKKELDAKRTNTKHNVELTYITPRGRWYLSSWKGMQDKSGGLATNIGIHLFDLLMWLFGAEESCKLHYSSPQKMAGTVEFKNANVTWFLSVDANDLPTEQDRIANKAYRSILIDGEAVEFSEGFTDLHTRVYEDIMSTGGFGIEDARSSIELVYHLRQQTATPSPDCHPMVRGLS